One window of the Niallia circulans genome contains the following:
- a CDS encoding amino acid ABC transporter permease, whose product MYLNSIFTDPEAFQRYYDIAVSSLLPLVKGAILYTIPLSIISFIIGIILAVLTALARLSSIKIFKVIAGIYVSIIRGTPLLVQLFIIFYGLPNVGITLEPFVAAIIGFSLSVGAYGSEIVRGSILSIPNGQWEAGYSIGMSYVQNLKRIILPQAARVSIPPLSNTFISLIKDSSLAALILVTEMFRKAQEIASTNYEFLLLYSEVALLYWLICFPLSIIQQGLENRFGRHLSK is encoded by the coding sequence ATGTACTTAAATAGCATTTTTACTGACCCAGAAGCATTCCAACGATATTATGATATAGCAGTTAGTTCCCTTCTCCCTTTGGTGAAGGGGGCTATTTTATATACGATACCACTATCCATTATATCCTTTATTATTGGGATAATTTTAGCTGTATTAACCGCTTTAGCTAGATTATCCAGTATAAAAATTTTTAAAGTGATTGCTGGAATCTATGTTTCCATCATTCGCGGAACACCATTACTCGTACAGCTTTTCATTATTTTTTATGGGTTGCCCAATGTTGGTATTACGCTCGAACCTTTTGTAGCAGCTATTATAGGTTTTTCATTAAGTGTTGGAGCGTATGGATCGGAAATTGTGAGAGGATCCATTTTGAGTATCCCTAATGGGCAATGGGAAGCTGGCTATTCCATTGGGATGAGCTATGTTCAAAATTTAAAAAGAATTATTTTGCCACAGGCTGCACGTGTTTCGATTCCACCATTATCTAATACATTTATCAGTTTAATTAAAGATTCGTCTCTAGCAGCCTTAATTCTAGTAACAGAAATGTTTCGAAAGGCACAGGAAATCGCAAGTACGAATTATGAGTTCTTATTGCTATATTCAGAGGTAGCCCTATTGTATTGGCTTATTTGTTTCCCTCTTTCTATTATCCAGCAAGGACTGGAAAATCGATTCGGCCGTCACTTGAGTAAATAA
- a CDS encoding amino acid ABC transporter substrate-binding protein, producing MRKFSILLSLLVSLTIVLAACGSNSDKGSKDSADKKADNNTDLLAQIKDKGTLIVGTEGTYPPFTFHDNSGKLTGFDVEISQEVAKRLGVKAEFKETQWDAMFAGLDAKRFDMIANQVGINDERKAKYAFSDPYISSAAVLITREDSDVKSFKDMKGLKSAQSLTSNYAEIAKTNGAELVGVDGFNQAIELLNAKRVDVTVNDKLSFLDFKKQKPDVKVKIVDTADDVAHSGLMFRQGNDTLVEAVNKALKEMIDDGTYKSISEKWFGEDVLK from the coding sequence ATGAGAAAATTTAGTATATTGTTAAGTTTATTAGTAAGTCTTACCATTGTATTAGCTGCTTGTGGTAGCAATTCAGATAAGGGATCAAAAGATTCTGCAGATAAAAAAGCTGATAACAACACTGATTTATTGGCACAAATTAAAGATAAGGGCACATTAATAGTTGGTACGGAAGGTACATACCCTCCCTTTACTTTTCATGATAATTCTGGGAAGTTAACTGGATTTGATGTGGAAATTTCACAAGAAGTGGCAAAACGTTTAGGCGTGAAAGCAGAATTTAAGGAAACACAATGGGATGCTATGTTTGCAGGCCTTGATGCAAAGCGTTTTGATATGATTGCGAACCAAGTAGGGATTAATGATGAAAGAAAAGCAAAGTATGCATTTTCTGATCCTTATATTTCTTCTGCTGCTGTTCTTATCACAAGAGAAGATTCAGATGTGAAAAGTTTTAAAGATATGAAGGGATTAAAGTCAGCACAATCATTAACAAGTAATTATGCGGAAATCGCCAAAACGAATGGCGCAGAGCTAGTTGGAGTGGATGGGTTTAATCAAGCGATTGAACTTCTTAATGCCAAACGAGTAGATGTTACCGTTAATGATAAATTATCTTTCTTAGATTTTAAAAAGCAAAAACCTGATGTAAAAGTTAAAATTGTCGATACTGCTGATGATGTAGCGCATAGTGGTTTAATGTTTAGACAAGGAAATGATACGTTAGTTGAAGCGGTAAATAAAGCACTTAAAGAAATGATTGATGATGGTACGTATAAATCAATATCTGAGAAATGGTTCGGAGAAGATGTACTTAAATAG